Within the Borreliella valaisiana VS116 genome, the region CTCCTATATTTAGAATTTCTGTTCATAAAAAGATAGGCCTGAATTCTCTTTTTAAAGAAGCTTTGAAGTTAAAAGATCAGCTTGAATTTAAAACCAGTACCCCAGATTTAAATAGAATGTTAAATTTGTGGATCAAAGATTATCATTTAAATATTTCTCATAAAATAAAATACATTACACAGGTTAGTGTTAATCCTGTCAAGTTTATTCTTTTTGCAAATAAAGTAAAGAATTTCCCAAATTCTTACTATAATTATTTAGTAAATAATTTGCGTAAAATTGGATATAAAAACATTCCAATTTTAGTAGAATTGAGGGAGAAAATAAGAGATTTAAAGTGAAATATATATTTTTGTTCTTAATAATGAAGAGTCTAAATCTTTTTGCGCTTGAGAGTTTTTTTTATGATTTTGATATAAGGGCTAAGTATTCAAAATATTTTAATTCAAGCTATGTGCAAAAAAAAATAAGTCCAATAAAGCATTTTATTACAGAAAATTATTACATTGAAGTTTCAAGTGCAGTTTCTTCTGGGTATGTTTACTATTCTTTTTTTAATAAAAAAAAGAATGTGGACTATATTTTTCCAGGGTCTTATGTAATTAAAGTGGGCAAAAACGGTATTGAGCAGATAAAAATATTTTTTATAAACAGAGGCGATACATTTATTAGAATAAAGTCTGCAAAATTTTCTTCTAGTGCTGATTTTTATTTAGTAAATACTTTAATTTATAAAGACGTTAGATTGCCTTTTAAGATTGAAGACATTGCAGTAATTTCTCTTAGAAATATAATAAATTATATTTCTAAGGTTATTGATTTTAGGTATTTTATTCCTGAATATTTTGATATTTATAAAAATATTTCTAATATGGTAATTAGTTTAAGAAAGGCTCTTGCATCTTTTCCTATTGCCGAGGTTGTTGATGGCGCAATGGATGAGCATGGCAAAATGGTACATATAAAAACTGGGTTATTGCAAAAAGATGCTGTTGGGTTTAATTGTTCGGGATTTGTTAAATGGGTAGCAGATTCGATTTATAAATCAATGACGGGACGACTTTTAAAAATTGATGATCTTAAGCTTAAACATATTGGTGTTAGAGGTAGTGTTTTTACTAAAAGTCATGAATTTAATAAGGATCCCTTTTTTGGTCTTGATTGGATTCGTAATATTGCCTATAGGATAAATAATATTGATGTGGATTTAAATTTATCTAAAGTTAAAGAAAATGATGTTAATAATATTAAGTTTTTTGATTATATTGACAATCGTGGCTATAAAATTGAAAATTTAGAGTTTTTATTATATAGTTTGGCCTTAGATGAGCCTGGATATATTTATTTTGGATCTATTAGCACGGGTGTTGGCAATTTATCAAATATGGTGCTTCATAAACATGTTGTTTCGTTTCTTCCATTTCTTGATGAAAACAGGGTTTTTAGAGTTTCTGTTAATGAGGTTAATGCCGAGACTTCAATTAAGTCTCTTCAAAAAAGATATCCAAAATCTTATATTCATTTAGTTAGAGTTAAGGTTCCTGAAAATTTATCGATAGTACCTATACCTATAAAGGCAAATAATCAAGCATCATGATTAAAGCTGTAATATTTGATTTAGATGGCACCTTGTATCCCGAGGTGGATAGAAATAAATTAATGTTTTTTGAATTTTTTACTAATGTCAAGTTTTTTTTAGCTTTTAAACAGGTTAGAAAAAAAATACGAGTTTTACAAAACAATCAATTTTCGCCTTCAAATAGGGATGAATTATTTTCTCTTCAGGTTAAAATGCTTTCTGAGCATTTAAATCTTGATGAGAAACGTTGTGCTTTTTTATTAAATAAAATATATTACAGTCAAAATTTTAGTGATAAGTTTAAGAAGCTAAAACCATATCCTGGGGTTCAAGATTTAATTTATTGGCTTAAATTTAAGGGAATAAAATTGGGTGTAATGTCGGACTTTCCTATTTTAGGTCGTGTCAAAAATTTATTGGGAATTCAAGACAGTTTTTGGGATATTCTTTATTCTTCAGAAGATACTGGATATCTAAAACCACATAGAACACCTTTTTTAAAAATTATTGAGGATTTGAATTTAAGTAGTAATAATATTTTGTATGTAGGGAATTCTTATGAATATGACATTTTGGGTGCTAAAAATGTTTCAATGAAAGCAGCTTTTTTTTCAAAAAAGAATATAAATTCCAAAAGGATTATTGATTTTATTTTTTATAATTATAAAGACTTAAGAGAATATATACGTTTGAATATATAGAATATGGGTAAAATATTTTATGATAGATTTTGCAACTATTTTAGTTAACCTTTTCGTGGTTTCAATAGTTTTGTTTGTCTATAGGCAATATGATAAACGTTCTAGAGCGTTAGATAAAATTAAAAAGTTCATTGATCTTGCAAAGGTTAATCTTGAAGATTTTATTGAAGATAAAACAAAAGAAATTAATGATCTTGCTGTTGATATGGAAGCTTATCAAAGATCTAGTATAGAAATAATAAAAAAGATTGACGAAGTTCAGCAAAAGATTAAAAACAAAAGCAATGATTTTGCAGAGGTTGAAAAAAAGATAGCTTATCATGATTCTATGCTTAAGGATCTTGATGAAATGACCTTTAAAGTTCAAGAGAATATACAAAGATTGCAAGTTGATGGGAAAATAGTAGATAAACTTTCAAAAACTTTAAAAGGATTTAATACTCAGATTGATTCGGTTGAATCAAATTTGAATTCAGTGTTAGAAAAATTTGACAAGACCAATAAAGAAAATCTCGAATCTATTAAAATTGCTAGTTGGGAAAAGTTTGATATTAATATTAAGGATCTTGTTTTAAAAATGGATAATTTGAATAAAGAGATTGATTTTTATTCAAAAGATTTGACAAATATTGAAGAGAGAAAAAAGGATATTTTAGTTAAGGGAAACGAGAAATTAGATTTAGAATTTAACAATTTTCTTGAAAAAGTTGAATTTAATATTAGCAAATATAACAAAGAGATAGAAAGTTCTTTTAGTTTTTATGAAAATAAATATAAATTAATAGAAGATTCTATAGAACTTATTATGGAAAGTGTAAAAAATAAAATTAATGAGAAAGAAGATTTTATTTTAAATAGACTTAATGAAGAATTGCAAAATAAATTTAAGGATATTTTTACATACGTTGATGATCGTTCTAAGGAAATTCAAGATAAACTTGAGGGTAAATTAATTTTGGTGGACGATGAAATTTCTTCTATGAGTTCTTCTTTCAAGGACAATGTTTATTCAAGGATTAATTCACTTGAAGAGTTAATACGAATAGAGATGGGAAAGTATGAGGAGCAGGTTGATAATGTTTTTGATAAATTTAGATCTCAACTTGAGTTGAATCTTAAAAATATTTATGAGGATTATGAAAATAAAATAAGTCAAGTTGATAAGAATATTAGAGAAAGAGTAGAGCTTAGTTTATTAGATTTGAATTCTAAAATGGAAAGTGTTCAGGTAGGTGCTGTTGATTTAATGAAGAGGCTTGAAGATGATTCTAATGGAATGTATCTTGAATTTAAAAATAAGTTTGGCTCAGATATTGAAGTATTTAGTGAAAGTTTTAAAAGTGATATTAATCAACTTAAAATGCAATTAGAATCTCAACTTTTAGATGTTGATTCTAATATTCAAGACAAACTTGTTAAGCTTAATGATAATTTGATTTTTAATTTTGAAGAAATTGATGGCAGGCTTAATAATAATTATTCAAATTTAAGTGATAATATAAATGCCAAGTACAAGACTCTTTTTGAATCTTTGGATTCTAGCAGCTCTAAATTTAAAGATCAAATGGAATCTAAATATAAAGGCTTTACAGATAAATTGACAGCAGAAATGGATGAGTTTTCTTTAATTTATGGTGAAAAATTTGACAGACTCTCTCAAGAAGCGGTTAATAATTATCAAGAATTTCAAGATTTAAACGAAAAATTAGAAAATGAAATTGGATCTTTTTGGAATTTTTTTGAAAAAAACCAAGAAATTTTAAAGCAAGATTTTAATACTAGTTTAAATAACATTAAAGATGAAATTGGAAAAAATATATTAGAGTTTAAGGATCGTTATTACGATGAGGTAAATATTTTTGTTCGTCAGCTAGAAGAAAGTAAACTTCAATATTTAAATTGGCAAGGTGAAATGGATTCTAATTTAAAAAACATTGAATCTCAAATAAATAAAACAAATGAAGAATTTTTAAGTTTAATTCAAATTCAAAAAGACAAAGGAATAGAGCTTAGTGAGAATGTTTTTAATGATCTTTCAGATCATATTCAAAAAAAAGCTATTGATATGCATGGTAGTTGGAAAGATGAGCTTATTGCTTTAAATAAATCGTTACTTGATATTAAGATCTCTAGTGAAGAGCTACTTTCCTCTGCTACTTTAAAAATAGAAAATTTAGAAAAAGATGTTAATGATAGAATGGAATATGTTTTGTTAAAAACAGGCGATATTGAGAGTTTGGTGATAGAAAAATATAAAGAATTAAAGGATATGTCATATTCACAAAGTGATGGGGCTATATTAGAAATTAAAGAATTTATTAATAGGCAAACCGAAATAATTAAAGATAAAAGTGTATTTATGCTTGAGGATTTGAATAAAAAATTTGATGATAAGAACAATTTTGTTATAAGTAAAATTGAAGAGTGTGATTATAAATTAAAAGATTTTAAGATTGAATCAGAAGATATTTTAAATAATTTTAAATCCGATCTTAATGAATTTATTGAATCAAAACTACAAATTGTCTCTGATATAAAATCAGACAATCAAAAGCAAATTGATGAATTTTTAGATAGAATTTCTAAAGATATTTTAAATAGGAAAGATTCAATTAATAATGAAGTAGACAGCAAGCTTAGTGATTGGCAGGGTAAATTAAACGAAATAACTGTTAAAATTGAAAATTTATTGTCTTCGGGTAAAGTAGATCTGGATTTAATAGATTCTGAGGTGACTACAAAAATTAAAGAGCTTAAATTTTCCATAGAAAGTCTTGAGAGTTATTATCTTGAGAAAATAGATGAGTTTAGAAATCAAGGCTCTATATATTCTGATGAGCTTTTGCAGGATATAATGAACCATTTTAATAAAGAGAC harbors:
- a CDS encoding HAD family hydrolase is translated as MIKAVIFDLDGTLYPEVDRNKLMFFEFFTNVKFFLAFKQVRKKIRVLQNNQFSPSNRDELFSLQVKMLSEHLNLDEKRCAFLLNKIYYSQNFSDKFKKLKPYPGVQDLIYWLKFKGIKLGVMSDFPILGRVKNLLGIQDSFWDILYSSEDTGYLKPHRTPFLKIIEDLNLSSNNILYVGNSYEYDILGAKNVSMKAAFFSKKNINSKRIIDFIFYNYKDLREYIRLNI